Genomic segment of Oncorhynchus kisutch isolate 150728-3 unplaced genomic scaffold, Okis_V2 Okis03b-Okis08b_hom, whole genome shotgun sequence:
tgtatatcagacctgtatatcagacctgtatatcagacctgtatatcagacctgtataccaGACCTGTATACCAGACCTGTATACCAGACCTTTATATCAGACGACCTGTATACCAGACCTGTataccagacctgtatatcagacctgtatatcagacctgtatatcagacctgtatatcagacctgtataccagacctgtatatcagacctgtatatcagacctgtatatcagacctgtataccagacctgtataccagacctgtatatcagacctgtatatcagacctgtatatcagacctgtatatcagacctgtatatcagacctgtataccaGACCTGTATACCAGACCTGTATACCAGACCTTTATATCAGACGACCTGTATACCAGACCTGTataccagacctgtatatcagacctgtataccagacctgtatatcagacctgtatatcagacctgtatatcagacctgtatatcacacctgtatatcagacctgtataccagacctgtatatcagacctgtatatcagacctgtatatcagacctgtatatcacacctgtatatcagacctgtatatcacacCTGTATATCGGGCCTGTATATCacacctgtatatcagacctgtatatcacacctgtatatcagacctgtatatcacacctgtatatcagacctgtatatcacacCTGTATATCGGGCCTGTATATCacacctgtatatcagacctgtatatcacacCTGTATATCGGGCCTGTATATTGggcctgtatatcagacctgtatatcagacctgtatatcagaccagtataccagacctgtatatcagacctgtatatcagacctgtataccagacctgtatatcagacctgtatatcagacctgtatatcagaccagtataccagacctgtatatcagacctgtatatcagacctgtataccagacctgtatatcagacctgtatatcagacctgtatatcagaccagtataccagacctgtatatcagacctgtatatcagacctgtataccagacctgtatatcagacctgtataccagacctgtatatcagacctgtataccagacctgtatatcagacctgtataccagacctgtatatcagaccagtataccagacctgtatatcagacctgtatatcagaccagtataccagacctgtatatcagacctgtatatcagacctgtatatcagacctgtataccagacctgtataccagaccagtatatcagacctgtatataaCAGCATCCTCATGTTTCTTCTCTCATGTCCTGTTGTTATTTCTTTCTCACTGGCTTCCTTGTGCATCGTTGGGAAAGAGGTCACAAGTTAACGTTTCACTGTACTGTGTTCGACCTGCTtaatcctgtgcatgtgacaatacaACTTCACTTGAAACTCCTTGTTCTGCCCACTGTGTTTCATTTGCTCCCTTTGGAAACAACACTACTGGCGTATCTTGCTTTTACTTCTGAAAATCTTTTGACTCATTTCTCACGGAGGTTGACTGTCCACTTTTCAATCACGTAGCAGGAGTCACAGAAGAGATGTCGGTTCCGTATTCTGACCTCCGCTCCGACCTCCGATGCGCCCAGCAGCTCGGACTTACAGTTGATGCACTTGAAACACGTCAAATGATAAACGAGTCCCAGGGACTCGATGACCATGGCGGCTCCCTTGACCAGCGCCGTGTCACACAACGTACACATTTCCTTGCCACTCACTGTCCTGCTGCTTTCATGCACGGATAGGAATGACTGGGACTTGGGGCCAGtagaaggggagggggaagaggaggaggagggtgagggagagcgcTGGGACCATGAAGACTGGTTGCTTCCAACCCCGGCTCCTCTGAGGGAGCtcatggagagagaggacatcgTGGCTGAGCCGGAATGACCTCCGACCCGGCCGATGTAGCTGTTGAGGGCAGAGTGAGGCCAACTGTAGTTGAGGATGGAGGAGGTGCTCTCCGGTGTCCACGACGAGTGCCAGGAAGAGCAGATGTCCAGGTTGTCGAGAGACTTGCCTTTCCTGATGGGTCCGGTGGCAGGAGGCTTGCTGGTGGAACACTGGCGGATCCAGCTGTCGTCGTTGCGTAGTCTGACTTTCTTTTTCATCTGCAGGTTCTGCTGCCTCTCCAGCTGCGCCTTGGGCAAGATCTGCTGCCTCTCCAGCTGCTCCTTGGGCAGGATCTGCTGCCTCTCCAGCTGTGCCTTGGGCAGGTTCTGCTGCCTCTCCAGCTGCTCCTTGGGCAGGTTCTGCTGCCTCCCCAGCTGCTCCTTGGGCAAGATCTGCTGCCTCTCCAGCTGCGCCTTGGGCAGGCTCTGCTGCCTCTCCAGCTGCTCCTTGGGCAGGTTCTGCTGCCTCCCCAGCTGCTCCTTGGGCAAGATCTGCTGCCTCTCCAGCTGCTCCTTGGGCAGGATCTGCTGCCTCTCCAGCTGCTCCTTGGGCAGGATCTGCTGCCTCTCCAGCTGTGCCTTGGGCAGGTTCTGCTGCCTCTCCAGCTGCTCCTTGGGCAGGATCTGCTGCCTCTCCAGCTGCTCCTTGGGCAGGTTCTGCTGCCTCTCCAGCTGCTCCTTGGGCAGGTTCTGCTGCCTCTCCAGCTGCTCCTTGGGCAGGTTCTGCTGCCTCTCCAGCTGCTCCTTGGGCAGGTTCTGCTGCCTCTCCAGCTGCGCCCTGGGCAGGTTCTGCTGCCTCTCCAGCTGCTCCTTGGGCAGGTTCTGCTGCCTCTCCAGCTGCACCTTGGGCAGGTTCTGCTGCCTCTCCAGCTGCTCCTTGGGCAGGTTCTGTTGCCTCTCCAGCTGCTCCTTGGGCAGGTTCTGCTGCCTCTCCAGCTGCACCTTGGGCAGGTTCTGCTGGCCCTTTATCCATGATGCCTCACCCAGCCCGTCACTGCTAGTCACGTTGATCTCTGGTTTCTCCACATGGTCCAGCTCAGGAATGGATTTGGACTTTGCCCTGTCTACCCTGGATGTCTCAGGCTGGACCTGGCCAGTATAGCCGTAGGAGTCCCCTAACGATTGCtgctgcttctccctctctctctctccctccttcttcctctctctctccctctctctctccttctccctctctctctccctctccttctctctgcactGTTGTTCCCCATCCTCATGgtgccccctctcctcttccctaaaGTCCTCCTTCCTCGTCTGCCACCTCAgcccctcctcctgtccctctctccttccctcttcctcctgctcctctctcctcttcttctccgaGGTGTTTCTCTGTAGTATGACTTCTTCAGTGACATCCACCATGACGTGTCTCCTCAGTGCTTGTATTATGAAGTGCTTCCTCATGTGTTTCTCACAGTAGTAGACAGAGCAGGTCAGACAAAGCTTCATGGCTCTGCGCTCAGAGCAGATGTCACATGGTTCTCCTGGTCTGGTTATTGATTGGGAAAAGAAAAGAGGAATGACCTACTAATCGAATACATGGATCAATAAAACACATGTTAGATTTACTACACATTCTATCACCTACATGAATCAATAAAACACATGTTAGATTTACTACACATTCTATCAACTACATGATCCTCCCACAATGCAACAGGATGAAGTTGAAGAGCAACTGCAGAAACTTGCAGTCGACACTTCATGACCTTAGATCACATGATTTTTTTGTAAAGTTCATCAATTCGACATTTAGTCAGAAAATGTTTATCCCCAGAATGGAAAACACTTTGAATGACTTGACAAAAGTGATCCGCCCAGAATCGGCCATTGAGACGATGCAAGACTTTGGtctcacacaatcacacagagaaTCTGTGCTGGGGTGCGGTTCACTCTGCTAACCGCGGTAGCTACGGGAACCAAACAGCAGAGAAGTTTAGAGTCATACTTCAACGCTCCTACTTGTTGCAGAAATGTACACTATACAGCAtataaaaaagtatgtggacaccccttcaaatttgtatGGATCTGTGCACAACATTGGAGAGAAATCAGCTTTTTgttcatatggaacatttcttgggtcttttatttcagctcatgaaacatgaaacattatattttagttcagtatataaTAACCTTGATCTGTTTCACTACAGTATGCATCCTTTAATAtgttattataatgaggtaaagcagtagcatcctttaatattttattataatgaggtaaagcagtagcatcctttaatattttattatacgctggtaaagcagtagcatcctttaatattttattatacattggtaaagcagtagcatcctttaatatgttattataatgaggtaaagcagtagcatcctttaatattttattataatgaggtaaagcagtagcatcctttaatatgttattataatgaggtaaagcagtagcatcctttaatattttattatacattggtaaagcagtagcatcctttaatatgttattataatgaggtaaagcagtagcatcctcTAATATTTTATTATACGCtggtaaagcagtagcatcctttaatattttattataatgaggtaaagcagtagcatcctttaatattttattataatgaggtaaagcagtagcatcctttaatatggtattataatgaggtaaagcagtagcatcctttaatattttattataatgaggtaaagcagtagcatcctttaatatgttattataatgaggtaaagtagtagcatcctttaatattttattatacattggtaaagcagtagcatcctttaatatgttattataatgaggtaaagcagtagcatcctcTAATATTTTATTATACGCtggtaaagcagtagcatcctttaatattttattataatgaggtaaagcagtagcatcctttaatattttattataatgaggtaaagcagtagcatcctttaatatgttattataatgaggtaaagcagtagcatcctttaatattttattatacattggtaaagcagtagcatcctttaatatgttattataatgaggtaaagcagtagcatcctcTAATATTTTATTATACGCtggtaaagcagtagcatcctttaatattttattataatgaggtaaagcagtagcatcctttaatattttattataatgaggtaaagcagtagcatcctttaatatgttattataatgaggtaaagcagtagcatcctttaatattttattatacattggtaaagcagtagcatcctttaatatgttattataatgaggtaaagcagtagcatcctcTAATATTTTATTATACGCtggtaaagcagtagcatcctttaatattttattataatgaggtaaagcagtagcatcctttaatattttattataatgaggtaaagcagtagcatcctttaatatgGTATTatgaggtaaagcagtagcatcctttaatattttattataatgaggtaaagcagtagcatcctttaatatgttattataatgaggtaaagcagtagcatcctttaatattttattatacattggtaaagcagtagcatcctttaatatgttattataatgaggtaaagcagtagcatcctcTAATATTTTATTATACGCtggtaaagcagtagcatcctttaatattttattataatgaggtaaagcagtagcatcctttaatattttattataatgaggtaaagcagtagcatcctttaatatggtattataatgaggtaaagcagtagcatcctttaatattttattataatgaggtaaagcagtagcatcctttaatattttattatacgctggtaaagcagtagcatcctttaatattttattataatgaggtaaagcagtagcatcctttaatgttattataatgaggtaaagcagtagcatccttcAATATTTTATTATACGCTGGTAAAacagtagcatcctttaatatgttattataatgaggtaaagcagtagcatcctttaatattttattataatgaggtaaagcagtagcatcctttaatattttattataatgaggtaaagcagtagcatcctttaatattttattatacgctggtaaagcagtagcatcctttaatattttattataatgaggtaaagcagtagcatcctttaatattttattatgaggtaaagcagtagcatcctttaatattttattataatgaggtaaagcagtagcatccttcaatattttattataatgaggtaaagcagtagcatcctttaatatgttattataatgaggtaaagcagtagcatcctttagtattttattataatgaggtaaGGCAGTAGCATCCTTTCATATGTTATTATAATGgggtaaagcagtagcatcctttaatatgTTATTAATATGTTATTatgaggtaaagcagtagcatcctttaatatggtattataatgaggtaaagcagtagcatcctttaatattttattataatgaggtaaagcagtagcatcctttaatatgttattataatgaggtaaagcagtagcatcctttaatatgttattataatgaggtaaagcagtagcatcctttaatatgttattataatgaggtaaagcagtagcatcctttaatattttattataatgaggtaaagcagtagcatcctttaatatgGTATTatgaggtaaagcagtagcatcctttaatattttattataatgaggtaaagcagtagcatcctttaatatgttattataatgaggtaaagcagtagcatcctttaatattttattatacattggtaaagcagtagcatcctttaatatgttattataatgaggtaaagcagtagcatcctcTAATATTTTATTATACGCtggtaaagcagtagcatcctttaatattttattataatgaggtaaagcagtagcatcctttaatattttattataatgaggtaaagcagtagcatcctttaatatggtattataatgaggtaaagcagtagcatcctttaatattttattataatgaggtaaagcagtagcatcctttaatattttattatacgctggtaaagcagtagcatcctttaatattttattataatgaggtaaagcagtagcatcctttaatgttattataatgaggtaaagcagtagcatccttcAATATTTTATTATACGCTGGTAAAacagtagcatcctttaatatgttattataatgaggtaaagcagtagcatcctttaatattttattataatgaggtaaagcagtagcatcctttaatattttattataatgaggtaaagcagtagcatcctcTAATATTTTATTATACGCtggtaaagcagtagcatcctttaatattttattataatgaggtaaagcagtagcatcctttaatattttattatgaggtaaagcagtagcatcctttaatattttattataatgaggtaaagcagtagcatccttcaatattttattataatgaggtaaagcagtagcatcctttaatatgttattataatgaggtaaagcagtagcatcctttagtattttattataatgaggtaaGGCAGTAGCATCCTTTCATATGTTATTATAATGgggtaaagcagtagcatcctttaatatgTTATTAATATGTTATTatgaggtaaagcagtagcatcctttaatatggtattataatgaggtaaagcagtagcatcctttaatattttattataatgaggtaaagcagtagcatcctttaatatgttattataatgaggtaaagcagtagcatcctttaatatgttattataatgaggtaaagcagtagcatcctttaatatgttattataatgaggtaaagcagtagcatcctttaatatgttattataatgaggtaaagcagtagcatcctttaatatgttattataatgaggtaaagcagtagcatcctttaatattttattataatgaggtaaggcagtagcatcctttaatatgTTATTAATATGTTATTATAATGAGGTGAAGCAGTAGCATCCTTGAATATTTTATTATACGCTGGTAGAGCAGTAGCATCCTTGAATATTTTATTATACGCTGGTAGAGCAGTAGCATCCTTGAATATTTTATTATACGCTGGTAgagcagtagcatcctttaatatgttattataatgaggtagAGCAGTAGCATCCTTGTAGTTTCTCTGTTTTGGAAGGTAGAATAAAGGGTCTTACTCTGCTTTTGGCTGAgagaccttttctctctctttgaaataACAAGGGGAATCCATTGAACGGTCACTCTTCATTGATGTTACTGACATACAACTGGAGGGAACAGAAAACCAGAAGAGAGAAACTCTCAGGATCAGAgagtcgtcattgtaaataagaatttgttcttaactgacatgtaTTATAGTCCTataacaacacagagagacagtacacAGACACCTATTATAGTCCTataacaacacagagagacagtacacAGACACCTATTATAGTCCTataacaacacagagagacagtacacAGACACCTATTATAGTCCTATAAcaacacagacagtacacagacACCTATTATAGTCCTataacaacacagagagacagtacacAGACACCTATTATAGTCCTATAAcaacacagacagtacacagacACCTATTATAGTCCTataacaacacagagagacagtacacAGACACCTATTATAGTCCTataacaacacagagagacagtacacAGACACCTATTATAGTCCtataacaacacagagacacagtacaaGATGCATAATGAACCACCTAAAAGTTTCAGATTGTTATATGGTCTATCTATGTAGACTAGGAGTTCTCACATATTTTGCTTCGTGACCCACCAACTGAGGTGTCTGTTGAGTCGCGACCCACCAACTGCGGTATCCGTTGAGTCGTGACCCACCAACTGAGGTATCTGTTGAGTCGTGACCCACCAACTGAGGCGTCTGTTGAGTCGCGACCCACCAACTGCTGTGTCTGTTGAGTCGCGACCCACCAATAAGGGTTGAAAAGTGAAAAATATACACCGACTAAAGAACAAGTATAAAATAGATCAATGAAACCCTTCTTCAACACATCTAACTGAATGTAGATCTGAGAAAGAGCTATTGGGACCAATTCTAAGAAATTGACTGCATAATTATACCATTATTTGTAACTGTCATAGACCCTATAACAATGTGGAACCTTTAGACCCTGTGAATGGAGATAACACCAGACCAACAACACAGATTGAGTCACTGCAGCACCAGCCTCCTAGGACATGACACACCTATTATACACTATAACATtaagagacatgatacagacacaTCTATTATAAACTATAACATTACtaagagacatgatacagacacaTCTATTATAAACTATAACATTACtaagagacatgatacagacacaTCTATTATAAACTATAACATtaagagacatgatacagacacaTCTATTATAAACTATAACATTACtaagagacatgatacagacacaTCTATTATAAACTATAACATTACtaagagacatgatacagacacaCCTATTATAAACTATAACATtaagagacatgatacagacacaCCTATTATAAACTATAACATTACtaagagacatgatacagacacaCCTATTATAAACTATAACATtaagagacatgatacagacacaCCTATTATAAACTATAACATTACtaagagacatgatacagacacaCCTATTATAAACTATAACATtaagagacatgatacagacacaCCTATTATAAACTATAACATTACtaagagacatgatacagacacaCCTATTATAAACTATAACATTACtaagagacatgatacagacacaTCTATTATAAACTATAACATtaagagacatgatacagacacaCCTATTATAAACTATAACATTACtaagagacatgatacagacacaTCTATTATAAACTATAACATTACtaagagacatgatacagacacaCCTATTATAAACTATAACATtaagagacatgatacagacacaTCTATTATAAACTATAACATTACtaagagacatgatacagacacaTCTATTATAAACTATAACATTACtaagagacatgatacagacacaTCTATTATAAACTATAACATtaagagacatgatacagacacaTCTATTATAAACTATAACATTACtaagagacatgatacagacacaCCTATTATAAACTATAACATTACtaagagacatgatacagacacaTCTATTATACACTATAACATTACTAAGAAATTGTAGTAATAGtcacaaacatacagtatgttatctgACGTGAACAATCAAATTATGATCAATAAGAAAAGAACTGCCAGATAAATCAATCTGCTGTTAAACCTCTGAAGAGGTTCACTTTTCATTGAACCAGAAAGGAGAATGCTCATAAAACAACCTACAGGTACCGTAACTGTCAATGTCCAATCACTGATCACATACATACCTGAGAGAAGCCTCCTAATTTTATCCGACAGAATTGTGTCACTTGCTCTTGCTTTCCGTGGCTTGTTCTTTTCTAACTTTCACTATGAATGTTTTCTGATAAAACGGGGTTTTGGGACTTTGTCCCTGCAAAGCAATAAAGTGTgcagttttacacacacacacacacacacacacacacacacacacacacacacacacacacacacacacacacgaaggtcCCTGCTTAATCATTCCAACAATATCCTTTATGGACTTTATGACTGACGAGAAACCCTGGATGTCCTGCGTGTCtctgttagcctgctgagctaaagcctagtcTTCATGTTTCACACAAAACTACTCCCAGAGCCACATACATCACACTTCGCAAGAACACATGTTTTGAATCCATTCCACTTTATTGATAATATTCAATAATTGTTGTCATTATCCATAAGTAAAGCTGTTCCTTAAATCTCTCAGAGATatcttctcctcccctctaaaATCATCAGTGGTTTTATAAATAATAAAGGACATTGTTGTCATCATCAATAAGTAAAGCTGTTCCTTAAATCTCTCAGAGATATCTTCTTCTCCCCTCTAAAATCATCAGTGGTTTTATAAATAATAAATGACATTGTTGTCATCATCAATAAGTTCAGATTTGGAGGATGATTTTTAAGGAAACCATCTGCTGTTGAAACAACAACAAGGTGGACAGCCACCCCTGgtttggtaaaaggtttagggatggggctagagaaatgtaaccactggtttggtaaaaggtttagggatggggctagagaaatgtaaccactggtttggtgaaaggtttagggatggggctagagaaatgtaacccctggtttggtaaaaggtttagggatggggctagagaaatgtaaccactggtttggtaaaaggtttagggatggggctagagaaatgtaacccctggtttggtaaaaggtttagggatggggctagagaaatgtaacccctggtttggtaaaaggtttagggatggggctagagaaatgtaacccctggt
This window contains:
- the LOC116359654 gene encoding trichohyalin-like, producing the protein MSVTSMKSDRSMDSPCYFKEREKVSQPKAEPGEPCDICSERRAMKLCLTCSVYYCEKHMRKHFIIQALRRHVMVDVTEEVILQRNTSEKKRREEQEEEGRREGQEEGLRWQTRKEDFREEERGHHEDGEQQCREKEREREREKERERERERKKEGEREREKQQQSLGDSYGYTGQVQPETSRVDRAKSKSIPELDHVEKPEINVTSSDGLGEASWIKGQQNLPKVQLERQQNLPKEQLERQQNLPKEQLERQQNLPKVQLERQQNLPKEQLERQQNLPRAQLERQQNLPKEQLERQQNLPKEQLERQQNLPKEQLERQQNLPKEQLERQQILPKEQLERQQNLPKAQLERQQILPKEQLERQQILPKEQLERQQILPKEQLGRQQNLPKEQLERQQSLPKAQLERQQILPKEQLGRQQNLPKEQLERQQNLPKAQLERQQILPKEQLERQQILPKAQLERQQNLQMKKKVRLRNDDSWIRQCSTSKPPATGPIRKGKSLDNLDICSSWHSSWTPESTSSILNYSWPHSALNSYIGRVGGHSGSATMSSLSMSSLRGAGVGSNQSSWSQRSPSPSSSSSPSPSTGPKSQSFLSVHESSRTVSGKEMCTLCDTALVKGAAMVIESLGLVYHLTCFKCINCKSELLGASEVGAEVRIRNRHLFCDSCYVIEKWTVNLREK